A single window of Deltaproteobacteria bacterium DNA harbors:
- a CDS encoding FadR family transcriptional regulator, protein MQQLLSPIRTESLKDAFVKRLEALILSGAFPIGQKLPSERELALQLNVSRPVVHEGLVDLAAKGLVSLIPRVGTVVNDYRREGSLSLLTSLLTYHRGDLKEELFTSLLEMRFLFEVETARRAAGHRTVEQLKDFGRLLQEEASVNHQNMQRISELDFDFHHLIAMASGNDIYPLLLNSFKSCYLNLACRFFSDATVVPEVFAFHEEMVTALKAKDEEKAVEIMKNMLAHGMEHLKRSSKLKAQS, encoded by the coding sequence GTGCAGCAACTCCTTAGCCCTATTCGCACCGAAAGTCTTAAAGATGCCTTTGTGAAACGCCTTGAGGCGCTGATACTCTCCGGCGCCTTTCCCATCGGGCAGAAACTCCCTTCTGAACGTGAATTGGCCCTGCAGCTCAATGTCAGCCGACCCGTGGTTCACGAGGGGCTTGTTGACCTGGCCGCCAAGGGACTGGTCTCCCTCATTCCGAGGGTTGGGACGGTTGTCAATGACTATCGCCGAGAAGGTTCCCTGTCGCTGTTGACCTCTCTCCTTACTTACCATCGGGGCGATCTGAAAGAGGAACTGTTCACCAGTCTGCTGGAAATGCGATTTCTATTTGAAGTAGAAACGGCAAGACGGGCGGCCGGCCATCGAACCGTGGAGCAGCTGAAAGACTTTGGCCGGCTGCTTCAGGAGGAGGCATCCGTCAATCACCAGAATATGCAGAGGATCAGTGAACTGGATTTTGATTTTCACCATCTCATAGCCATGGCATCGGGCAATGACATCTACCCCCTGCTGCTGAATTCATTCAAAAGCTGTTACCTCAATCTGGCCTGCCGATTTTTTTCCGACGCGACGGTGGTTCCGGAGGTGTTTGCCTTTCATGAAGAGATGGTGACCGCATTGAAGGCCAAGGATGAAGAGAAGGCCGTGGAGATCATGAAGAACATGCTGGCCCACGGGATGGAACACTTGAAAAGGAGCTCAAAGCTCAAGGCTCAAAGCTGA